One segment of Babylonia areolata isolate BAREFJ2019XMU chromosome 24, ASM4173473v1, whole genome shotgun sequence DNA contains the following:
- the LOC143299169 gene encoding uncharacterized protein LOC143299169, with product MKHLGLIAVFIVFYTEVNSQSVVQQCLTEQLRNNTDNNNNNFNAANQQQQQSVELATLSAFQSICGNYAGYIECFQNRLWGSNDASDLFLSLMFQPQSMTIAYRGLCHNLDAIEQNIQCLLSTPEVQRCYDNFNEGVQRVTGLQTQGQLPRDTLQEMACNVSVSRYQCETAVYRFCDERSGQVMQDFFFAGVPQQCRDTTGVTSPFVDLWGGAAGVTGSRPLYVIAALATVSIVLWRDSFL from the exons ATGAAGCATCTCGGTTTAATTGCAG TGTTCATAGTCTTCTACACGGAAGTGAATTCCCAGTCTGTGGTCCAGCAATGTTTGACAGAGCAACTCcgtaacaacactgacaacaacaacaataattttaaCGCCGcgaatcaacaacagcaacaatcagtCGAACTGGCTACTCTCAGTGCTTTCCAGTCAATCTGTGG GAACTATGCGGGTTACATTGAGTGTTTCCAGAACAGACTGTGGGGCTCCAACGATGCCTCGGACCTGTTCTTGTCCCTCATGTTCCAGCCCCAGTCCATGACGATAGCCTACAGGGGGCTCTGTCACAACCTGGATG CTATTGAGCAGAACATACAGTGTCTGCTGAGCACCCCTGAGGTCCAGCGTTGCTACGACAACTTCAACGAAGGGGTGCAGCGAGTGACAGGCCTGCAGACCCAGGGCCAGCTTCCCCGAGACACCCTGCAGGAGATGGCCTGCAA TGTCTCCGTTTCCCGCTACCAGTGTGAGACAGCCGTGTACAGATTCTGTGACgagaggtcaggtcaggtcatgcAGGACTTCTTCTTCGCCGGAGTCCCCCAGCAGTGCCGAGACACCACGGGAGTGACGTCCCCTTTCGTCGACCTGTGGGGTGGCGCTGCTGGGGTCACAGGGTCAAGGCCACTATATGTCATCGCAGCACTGGCCACTGTCTCGATAGTGTTGTGGAGAGACAGTTTTCTGTAA